A genomic window from Brassica oleracea var. oleracea cultivar TO1000 chromosome C8, BOL, whole genome shotgun sequence includes:
- the LOC106307483 gene encoding sulfate transporter 3.1-like isoform X1, translating into MGTEDNTFPQGAEEPHRRHHAVEAPEPQPFLKSLQYSVKETLFPDDPFRQFKNQTTSRQVVLGLKYFLPILEWAPLYNFKLFKSDLIAGITIASLAIPQGISYAKLANLPPILGLYSSFVPPLVYAVLGSSKDLAVGTVAVGSLLTGAMLSKEVDAEKDPKLYLHLAFTATFFAGVLEASLGIFRLGFIVDFLSHATIVGFMGGAATVVSLQQLKGIFGLKHFTEATDVISVMRSVFSQTHQWRWESGVLGCCFLFFLLSTRYFSTKKPKFFWVAAMAPLTSVILGSLLVYFTHAERHGVQVIGDLKKGLNPLSVSDLVFTSPYMSTALKTGLITGIIALAEGIAVGRSFAMFKNYNIDGNKEMIAFGMMNIVGSFTSCYLTTGPFSRSAVNFNAGCKTAVSNIVMAIAVMFTLLFLTPFFYYTPLVVLSSIIMVAMLGLIDYQAAIHLWKVDKFDFLVCMSAYFGVVFGSVEIGLVVAVVISIARLLLFVSRPRTAVKGNIPNTMIYRNTDQYPYSRIVPGLLILEIDAPIYFANAGYLRERITRWVDEEEDRIKASGGNSLQYVILDMSAVGNIDTSGISMMEEIKKIMDRRELKLVLANPKGEVVKKLTRSKFIGENLGKEWMFLTVGEAVEACSFMLHTSKTEPASKEEPWNNV; encoded by the exons ATGGGAACGGAGGACAACACATTCCCTCAAGGAGCGGAGGAGCCACACCGCCGCCACCATGCGGTGGAGGCTCCGGAACCTCAGCCGTTCTTGAAGTCACTTCAGTATTCAGTGAAGGAAACTCTGTTTCCAGACGATCCTTTCAGACAGTTCAAGAACCAGACGACATCAAGACAAGTTGTACTAGGCCTCAAATACTTCTTGCCAATATTGGAATGGGCTCCACTCTACAATTTCAAGCTCTTTAAATCAGATCTCATCGCTGGAATCACCATCGCTAGCCTCGCCATCCCTCAGGGCATCAGTTACGCTAAACTCGCTAACTTGCCTCCCATTCTTGGCCTTT ACTCGAGTTTTGTTCCACCATTGGTGTACGCTGTACTGGGGAGTTCAAAGGATTTGGCGGTGGGAACGGTGGCGGTTGGATCTTTGTTGACAGGTGCCATGCTGAGCAAAGAAGTTGACGCTGAGAAAGATCCTAAGCTCTACCTTCATCTTGCTTTCACTGCCACGTTTTTCGCAGGCGTTCTCGAAGCCTCCCTCGGCATTTTCAG GTTAGGGTTCATAGTGGATTTTCTATCGCATGCAACGATAGTGGGATTCATGGGAGGAGCAGCGACGGTGGTGAGTCTGCAACAGCTTAAGGGTATTTTTGGACTTAAACATTTCACAGAAGCCACTGACGTTATTTCTGTCATGCGTTCAGTCTTCTCTCAAACTCACCAG TGGAGATGGGAGAGTGGCGTTCTCGGCTGTTGTTTCCTTTTCTTCCTTCTTTCCACCAGATATTTC AGCACGAAAAAACCAAAATTCTTTTGGGTAGCTGCGATGGCTCCTTTGACCTCAGTGATTCTTGGAAGCCTCTTGGTTTACTTCACTCACGCGGAGAGACATGGTGTTCAAGTG ATAGGGGACCTGAAGAAAGGGTTGAACCCACTCTCTGTGTCTGATCTTGTCTTCACTTCGCCTTACATGTCAACAGCTCTCAAAACTGGCCTCATCACTGGGATCATTGCTCTTGCA GAAGGGATAGCTGTGGGAAGGAGCTTTGCCATGTTCAAGAACTACAACATAGACGGTAACAAAGAAATGATAGCGTTTGGAATGATGAACATCGTTGGTTCCTTCACATCTTGTTACCTCACAACTG GACCGTTTTCAAGATCGGCCGTGAACTTCAATGCGGGTTGCAAGACTGCCGTGTCCAACATAGTAATGGCCATTGCGGTTATGTTCACATTGCTCTTCCTCACGCCTTTTTTCTACTACACGCCCCTCGTCGTCCTCTCCTCCATCATCATGGTCGCAATGCTCGGACTCATCGACTATCAAGCTGCCATCCATCTTTGGAAGGTTGACAAATTCGATTTCCTCGTCTGCATGAGCGCCTACTTTGGGGTCGTGTTTGGTAGTGTCGAGATCGGACTTGTTGTCGCA GTGGTAATATCGATAGCAAGGTTGTTGCTGTTCGTGTCGAGGCCGAGGACTGCGGTGAAAGGAAACATACCAAACACCATGATCTATAGGAACACTGACCAGTATCCTTACTCAAGAATTGTTCCTGGTCTTCTCATCCTGGAGATTGATGCTCCCATCTACTTTGCCAACGCTGGTTACTTGCGCGAGAG AATCACAAGGTGGGTCGATGAAGAGGAAGATAGGATCAAAGCATCAGGAGGAAATAGTTTACAATATGTTATACTCGATATGTCTG CTGTTGGTAATATCGACACGAGTGGTATAAGCATGATGGAGGAAATTAAGAAAATCATGGACAGAAGAGAGTTAAAG TTAGTATTGGCAAATCCAAAAGGAGAGGTCGTGAAGAAACTAACAAGATCCAAATTCATCGGTGAAAATTTGGGCAAAGAGTGGATGTTCTTAACAGTTGGAGAAGCCGTGGAAGCTTGTAGTTTCATGCTTCACACGTCAAAGACCGAACCGGCCTCCAAAGAAGAGCCTTGGAACAACGTTTAG
- the LOC106307483 gene encoding sulfate transporter 3.1-like isoform X2: MGTEDNTFPQGAEEPHRRHHAVEAPEPQPFLKSLQYSVKETLFPDDPFRQFKNQTTSRQVVLGLKYFLPILEWAPLYNFKLFKSDLIAGITIASLAIPQGISYAKLANLPPILGLYSSFVPPLVYAVLGSSKDLAVGTVAVGSLLTGAMLSKEVDAEKDPKLYLHLAFTATFFAGVLEASLGIFRLGFIVDFLSHATIVGFMGGAATVVSLQQLKGIFGLKHFTEATDVISVMRSVFSQTHQWRWESGVLGCCFLFFLLSTRYFSTKKPKFFWVAAMAPLTSVILGSLLVYFTHAERHGVQVEGIAVGRSFAMFKNYNIDGNKEMIAFGMMNIVGSFTSCYLTTGPFSRSAVNFNAGCKTAVSNIVMAIAVMFTLLFLTPFFYYTPLVVLSSIIMVAMLGLIDYQAAIHLWKVDKFDFLVCMSAYFGVVFGSVEIGLVVAVVISIARLLLFVSRPRTAVKGNIPNTMIYRNTDQYPYSRIVPGLLILEIDAPIYFANAGYLRERITRWVDEEEDRIKASGGNSLQYVILDMSAVGNIDTSGISMMEEIKKIMDRRELKLVLANPKGEVVKKLTRSKFIGENLGKEWMFLTVGEAVEACSFMLHTSKTEPASKEEPWNNV; the protein is encoded by the exons ATGGGAACGGAGGACAACACATTCCCTCAAGGAGCGGAGGAGCCACACCGCCGCCACCATGCGGTGGAGGCTCCGGAACCTCAGCCGTTCTTGAAGTCACTTCAGTATTCAGTGAAGGAAACTCTGTTTCCAGACGATCCTTTCAGACAGTTCAAGAACCAGACGACATCAAGACAAGTTGTACTAGGCCTCAAATACTTCTTGCCAATATTGGAATGGGCTCCACTCTACAATTTCAAGCTCTTTAAATCAGATCTCATCGCTGGAATCACCATCGCTAGCCTCGCCATCCCTCAGGGCATCAGTTACGCTAAACTCGCTAACTTGCCTCCCATTCTTGGCCTTT ACTCGAGTTTTGTTCCACCATTGGTGTACGCTGTACTGGGGAGTTCAAAGGATTTGGCGGTGGGAACGGTGGCGGTTGGATCTTTGTTGACAGGTGCCATGCTGAGCAAAGAAGTTGACGCTGAGAAAGATCCTAAGCTCTACCTTCATCTTGCTTTCACTGCCACGTTTTTCGCAGGCGTTCTCGAAGCCTCCCTCGGCATTTTCAG GTTAGGGTTCATAGTGGATTTTCTATCGCATGCAACGATAGTGGGATTCATGGGAGGAGCAGCGACGGTGGTGAGTCTGCAACAGCTTAAGGGTATTTTTGGACTTAAACATTTCACAGAAGCCACTGACGTTATTTCTGTCATGCGTTCAGTCTTCTCTCAAACTCACCAG TGGAGATGGGAGAGTGGCGTTCTCGGCTGTTGTTTCCTTTTCTTCCTTCTTTCCACCAGATATTTC AGCACGAAAAAACCAAAATTCTTTTGGGTAGCTGCGATGGCTCCTTTGACCTCAGTGATTCTTGGAAGCCTCTTGGTTTACTTCACTCACGCGGAGAGACATGGTGTTCAAGTG GAAGGGATAGCTGTGGGAAGGAGCTTTGCCATGTTCAAGAACTACAACATAGACGGTAACAAAGAAATGATAGCGTTTGGAATGATGAACATCGTTGGTTCCTTCACATCTTGTTACCTCACAACTG GACCGTTTTCAAGATCGGCCGTGAACTTCAATGCGGGTTGCAAGACTGCCGTGTCCAACATAGTAATGGCCATTGCGGTTATGTTCACATTGCTCTTCCTCACGCCTTTTTTCTACTACACGCCCCTCGTCGTCCTCTCCTCCATCATCATGGTCGCAATGCTCGGACTCATCGACTATCAAGCTGCCATCCATCTTTGGAAGGTTGACAAATTCGATTTCCTCGTCTGCATGAGCGCCTACTTTGGGGTCGTGTTTGGTAGTGTCGAGATCGGACTTGTTGTCGCA GTGGTAATATCGATAGCAAGGTTGTTGCTGTTCGTGTCGAGGCCGAGGACTGCGGTGAAAGGAAACATACCAAACACCATGATCTATAGGAACACTGACCAGTATCCTTACTCAAGAATTGTTCCTGGTCTTCTCATCCTGGAGATTGATGCTCCCATCTACTTTGCCAACGCTGGTTACTTGCGCGAGAG AATCACAAGGTGGGTCGATGAAGAGGAAGATAGGATCAAAGCATCAGGAGGAAATAGTTTACAATATGTTATACTCGATATGTCTG CTGTTGGTAATATCGACACGAGTGGTATAAGCATGATGGAGGAAATTAAGAAAATCATGGACAGAAGAGAGTTAAAG TTAGTATTGGCAAATCCAAAAGGAGAGGTCGTGAAGAAACTAACAAGATCCAAATTCATCGGTGAAAATTTGGGCAAAGAGTGGATGTTCTTAACAGTTGGAGAAGCCGTGGAAGCTTGTAGTTTCATGCTTCACACGTCAAAGACCGAACCGGCCTCCAAAGAAGAGCCTTGGAACAACGTTTAG
- the LOC106309565 gene encoding high mobility group B protein 1-like, translated as MKTAKGKGKAKTTKEALKPVDDRRVGKRKAPAEKPSKREKKAKKDPNKPKRAPSAFFVFLEDFRQTFKKENPDVKAVSAVGKAGGQKWKSMSQAEKAPYEEQAAKRKAEYEKQMDAYNKSLEEGSDESENSLSEVNDEDEASEEEEKVEKGKAGEDDDDDDDDDDDDDDEEDEEEED; from the exons ATGAAGACAGCAAAGGGGAAAGGTAAAGCTAAGACCACTAAGGAAGCCTTGAAGCCAGTTGATGACAG AAGGGTGGGAAAGAGGAAGGCACCGGCTGAGAAGCCTAGCAAGCGGGAGAAGAAGGCCAAGAAGGACCCTAACAAACCCAAAAGAGCTCCTAGTGCCTTCTTTGTCTTCCT GGAAGATTTTAGGCAAACGTTTAAGAAAGAGAATCCAGATGTGAAGGCTGTCTCTGCT GTTGGGAAAGCTGGAGGGCAGAAATGGAAGTCAATGTCTCAGGCC GAAAAAGCTCCATATGAAGAGCAAGCTGCAAAGAGGAAAGCTGAATACGAAAAGCAAATGGATGCATACAACAAAAGCCTG GAGGAAGGGAGTGATGAATCTGAAAATTCTCTATCCGAAGTGAATGATGAAGATGAAGCTAGTGAGGAG GAAGAGAAGGTGGAGAAGGGAAAGGCAGGTGAGGACGATGACGATGATGATGATGATGATGATGATGATGATGATGAAGAAGACGAGGAGGAAGAAGACTAA
- the LOC106312574 gene encoding calcium-dependent protein kinase 13-like, which translates to MGNCCRSPAAVAREDVKSNYSGHDHPRKDSTNGKKSAPIRVLTDVPKENIEDRYLLDRELGRGEFGVTYLCIERTTRDLLACKSISKRKLRTAVDIEDVKREVAIMKHLPKSSSIVTLKEACEDDAAVHLVMELCEGGELFDRIVARGHYTERAAAGVTKTIVEVVQLCHKHGVIHRDLKPENFLFANKKENSPLKAIDFGLSIFFKPGEKFSEIVGSPYYMAPEVLKRSYGPEIDIWSAGVILYILLCGVPPFWAESEQGVAQAILRGIIDFKREPWPNISETAKSLVRQMLEPDPKRRLTAKQVLEHPWIQNAKKAPNVPLGDVVKSRLKQFSVMNRFKRKALRVIAEFLSSQEVEDIKEMFNKMDTDKDGIVTIEELKAGLRDFGTQLAESEVQMLIEAVDTKGKGTLDYGEFVAVSLHLQKVANDEHLRKAFSYFDKDGNGYILPEELCEALKEDGGDDCVDVANDIFQEVDTDKDGRISYEEFAAMMKTGTDWRKASRHYSRGRFNSLSIKLMKDGSLNLGNE; encoded by the exons ATGGGGAACTGTTGCAGATCTCCCGCAGCTGTAGCTAGAGAAGACGTAAAATCCAACTACTCCGGCCACGATCACCCTCGTAAAGACTCCACCAACGGCAAAAAATCAGCTCCGATTCGAGTCCTCACGGACGTCCCCAAGGAGAACATCGAGGACCGGTACTTGCTCGACAGAGAGCTCGGACGCGGCGAGTTCGGTGTCACCTACCTCTGCATCGAGAGAACCACGCGGGACCTCCTCGCGTGTAAGTCGATCTCGAAGAGGAAGCTCAGGACCGCCGTGGATATCGAGGACGTGAAGAGGGAAGTGGCGATTATGAAGCATCTGCCCAAGAGCTCGAGTATCGTTACTCTCAAGGAGGCTTGTGAGGACGATGCCGCTGTGCATTTGGTGATGGAGCTTTGTGAAGGTGGCGAGCTTTTCGATCGGATTGTGGCGAGGGGGCATTACACGGAGCGCGCTGCCGCGGGGGTTACGAAGACGATCGTTGAGGTTGTGCAGTTGTGTCACAAGCATGGGGTGATTCATAGAGATTTGAAGCCGGAGAACTTTTTGTTTGCTAATAAGAAGGAGAACTCGCCGCTTAAGGCTATTGACTTTGGATTGTCGATTTTCTTCAAGCCAG GTGAGAAGTTCTCGGAGATAGTTGGGAGTCCATATTACATGGCACCTGAGGTGCTAAAGCGGAGCTATGGTCCAGAAATAGATATTTGGAGTGCTGGAGTCATTCTTTATATCCTGCTCTGTGGAGTTCCTCCATTCTGGGCAG AGTCGGAACAGGGAGTTGCTCAGGCTATTTTACGTGGGATAATTGATTTTAAGAGAGAACCGTGGCCAAACATTTCGGAGACTGCTAAGAGTCTTGTCAGACAAATGTTAGAGCCTGATCCAAAGCGCCGCCTGACTGCAAAGCAAGTGCTTG AGCACCCGTGGATTCAAAACGCCAAGAAAGCTCCAAATGTCCCTCTTGGAGATGTTGTCAAGTCCAGATTAAAGCAATTTTCAGTGATGAACAGATTCAAGAGAAAAGCCCTGAGG GTTATTGCCGAATTCTTATCTTCCCAAGAAGTAGAAGACATCAAAGAGATGTTCAACAAGATGGATACTGATAAAGATGGTATTGTTACCATCGAGGAGTTGAAAGCTGGACTTCGAGATTTTGGTACACAGCTAGCTGAATCAGAAGTGCAGATGCTTATTGAAGCG GTGGATACTAAAGGGAAAGGAACACTAGACTATGGAGAGTTTGTTGCAGTCTCTCTCCACCTGCAAAAGGTAGCAAACGATGAGCATCTCCGCAAAGCATTCTCGTACTTTGACAAGGATGGAAATGGGTACATTTTACCCGAGGAGCTTTGTGAGGCCTTAAAGGAAGATGGAGGGGATGACTGTGTGGATGTCGCCAATGATATATTCCAAGAAGTTGACACGGACAAG GATGGGAGAATAAGCTACGAAGAGTTTGCGGCAATGATGAAAACAGGAACGGATTGGAGAAAGGCGTCTCGTCATTACTCGAGAGGGAGATTCAATAGCCTAAGCATCAAGCTAATGAAGGACGGATCTTTGAACCTAGGCAACGAATAG
- the LOC106309090 gene encoding acyl-coenzyme A oxidase 4, peroxisomal-like codes for MTVLSSTDRDEAEKKVKSSYFDLPAMDVSVAFPQATPASKFPPCTSDYYHFNELLTPEEQAVRKRVREFMEKEVAPIMTEYWEKAEFPFHIIPKLGALGIVGGSIKGYGCPGLSITANAIATAEISRVDASCGTFNLVHTSLGMLTIALCGSEEQKHKYLPSLAQMKTVTCWALTEPDNGSDASALQTTATKVGGGWVLTGQKRWIGNSTFADLLIILARNTTTNQVNGYVKFLVY; via the exons ATGACTGTGCTATCATCTACAGATCGAG ATGAGGCTGAGAAGAAGGTGAAGAGTTCGTATTTCGATTTGCCGGCTATGGACGTATCCGTTGCATTTCCTCAAGCAACCCCAGCTTCTAAGTTCCCACCTTGCA CTTCAGACTATTACCATTTCAATGAACTGTTGACTCCGGAGGAGCAGGCTGTGCGGAAGAGAGTGAGGGAGTTCATGGAGAAAGAAGTTGCTCCGATTATGACAGAG TACTGGGAGAAGGCAGAGTTTCCATTCCATATCATTCCAAAGCTTGGAGCTTTAGGTATTGTTGGTGGCTCTATTAAG GGTTATGGCTGTCCTGGCCTCTCCATCACAGCCAACGCCATTGCAACAGCAGAGATATCTAGAGTTGATGCAAGCTGTGGGACTTTTAATTTGGTGCATACCTCTTTGGGCATGCTCACTATTG CACTTTGTGGATCAGAAGAACAGAAGCACAAGTATTTGCCTTCTTTGGCTCAGATGAAAACTGTGACTTGTTGG GCTTTGACAGAACCTGACAATGGAAGTGATGCAAGTGCTCTACAAACAACTGCCACAAAG GTCGGAGGAGGTTGGGTACTTACGGGACAAAAGCGTTGGATCGGTAACAGCACCTTTGCAGATCTGTTGATCATCCTTGCTAGGAATACGACAACTAACCAAGTGAATGGGTATGTCAAATTCTTGGTTTACTAG
- the LOC106311689 gene encoding acyl-coenzyme A oxidase 4, peroxisomal-like, whose translation MFTTELPSCRFIVKKDAPGLTVTKIPNKIGLRIVQNGDILLQNVFVPDEERLPGLNSFQDTSKVLAVSRVMVAWQPIGVSMGVYDMCHRYLKERKQFGAPLAAFQINQQKLVKMLGNVQAMFLMGWRLCKLYESGQMTPGQASLGKAWISSKARETASLGRELLGGNGIVGDFLVAKAFCDLEPIYTYEGTYDINTLVTAREVTGIASFKPAASRSRSRL comes from the exons ATGTTCACTACTGAGCTACCGTCTTGCAGATTCATAGTCAAGAAAGATGCGCCTGGCTTAACGGTTACTAAGATCCCAAATAAAATAGGTTTACGTATTGTTCAAAATGGAGATATTCTACTACAGAATGTCTTTGTTCCTGATGAGGAGCGGTTACCTGGACTAAATTCTTTTCAAGACACAAGCAAG GTCCTTGCTGTCTCACGTGTAATGGTGGCCTGGCAACCAATTGGTGTATCAATGGGAGTCTACGACATGTGTCACAG GTATCTAAAGGAGAGGAAACAGTTTGGAGCACCGTTGGCTGCATTCCAGATAAACCAACAGAAGCTTGTGAAGATGCTGGGTAATGTTCAAGCGATGTTTCTGATGGGTTGGCGCCTCTGCAAGTTATATGAGTCGGGTCAGATGACTCCTGGTCAAGCCAGTTTAGGAAAG GCATGGATTTCATCAAAGGCAAGGGAAACTGCTTCGTTAGGCCGAGAATTACTCGGTGGAAATGGAATTGTAGGAGATTTTCTGGTGGCAAAG GCTTTCTGTGACCTTGAACCCATTTATACATATGAAGGGACTTACGATATAAACACCTTAGTGACGGCGAGGGAAGTAACAGGGATTGCGAGTTTCAAACCTGCTGCTTCACGGAGCCGTAGCCGTCTTTAA
- the LOC106311688 gene encoding chlorophyll synthase, chloroplastic-like has translation MTSILHSVSSILPSRVNSAERLGVLSLRNPVEFTRRRHGWSTSDFESSGRRLVVRAAETDTDKVKSQVPEKAPGGGGGSSINQLLGIKGAAQETNKWKIRLQLTKPVTWPPLVWGVVCGAAASGNFHWTPEDVAKSILCMLMSGPCLTGYTQTINDWYDRDIDAINEPYRPIPSGAISEQEVITQVWVLLLGGLGIAGTLDVWAGHTTPTLFYLALGGSLLSYIYSAPPLKLKQNGWVGNFALGASYISLPWWAGQALFGTLTPDVVVLTLLYSIAGLGIAIVNDFKSVEGDRAMGLQSLPVAFGTEAAKWICVGAIDVTQLSVAGYLLASGKPYYALALLALIIPQIVFQFKYFLKDPVKYDVKYQASAQPFLVLGIFVTALASSH, from the exons ATGACTTCCATTCTCCACTCCGTCTCCTCCATCCTCCCCTCCCGAGTTAACTCCGCCGAACGTCTAGGAGTTCTGTCCCTCCGAAATCCCGTCGAGTTCACTCGTCGACGCCACGGTTGGTCCACGTCGGACTTCGAATCCTCTG GGCGGAGATTGGTTGTGCGTGCTGCGGAGACTGATACTGATAAAG TTAAATCTCAGGTACCGGAAAAGGCACCAGGCGGTGGTGGTGGTTCGAGCATTAACCAGCTTCTTGGTATCAAAGGAGCCGCTCAAGAGACT AATAAATGGAAGATTCGTCTACAGCTTACAAAGCCAGTCACTTGGCCTCCATTAGTTTGGGGAGTTGTCTGTGGTGCTGCTGCTTCAG GGAACTTCCACTGGACTCCAGAGGATGTTGCTAAGTCGATTCTTTGCATGTTGATGTCTGGCCCGTGTCTTACTGGCTATACACAG ACAATCAACGACTGGTATGATCGAGATATTGATGCGATTAACGAGCCGTATCGTCCAATTCCATCTGGAGCAATATCAGAGCAAGAG GTTATTACACAAGTCTGGGTGCTGTTACTGGGAGGTCTTGGAATTGCTGGAACTTTAGATGTGTGG GCCGGGCATACAACTCCTACTTTGTTCTATCTTGCTTTGGGAGGATCCTTGCTCTCTTATATATACTCTGCTCCACCTTTGAAG CTAAAACAAAATGGATGGGTTGGAAATTTTGCACTTGGAGCAAGCTATATCAGTTTGCCATG GTGGGCTGGACAAGCATTGTTTGGCACTCTTACACCAGACGTCGTCGTTCTAACACTCTTGTACAGCATAGCTGGG TTGGGAATAGCCATTGTTAATGACTTCAAAAGTGTTGAAGGAGACAGAGCAATGGGCCTTCAGTCTCTCCCTGTAGCTTTTGGCACTGAAGCTGCAAAATGGATATGCGTTGGTGCTATAGACGTTACTCAGCTCTCAGTTGCCG GATATCTATTAGCATCTGGCAAACCTTATTACGCGTTGGCGCTGCTTGCTTTGATTATTCCACAGATTGTGTTCCAG TTTAAATACTTTCTCAAGGACCCTGTCAAATACGACGTCAAGTACCAG GCTAGCGCACAGCCGTTCTTGGTGCTTGGTATATTCGTGACGGCATTAGCATCAAGTCACTAG